In Tautonia rosea, the genomic window GAAACGATCCCCGCGTCCCGGTCGCCGAGGCCCGCCAAATCGTCGATGCCGTCCGAGAGAATGGTGTTCCGGTCTGGTACGTTCTCGCCGAAAACGAGGGACACGGCTATTCTCGGGCCGAGAATCTCGAATTCCTTCGAGCCGTCGAGGCGACCTTCCTGGTCGAGCATCTTCGGAAGACCCGATTGCCCGTCGATTCCGAGCCTTCATCCCCCTGAGCGTTGGGCCAGGCGATCATCATCCTGCAAAGGCACATACTCGAACACGAGGAATCGCTCTTCCCTACCCATCCCGTCGTCAACAATGCCGCCGTTGACCGTGTAGGAGCGGACGTCTCGAAGCTCGAAGCAAAGGCCGATGACATCCAGCCAGGCCGCCAGGCCCAGATTGAAGCGGGGATCGTCGTTGTAGATGACAATCCGAAGCGGGTGCTCCTTCGACACCCGATCGAGTCGCGGCCGAGCAGGGTCCTGATCGATCGGCAAGGCGATCGCACGGTTGGAAAGGTACAACTCCAGCCGACCGAGCCGCCAGTAGGTCCCCTCGAATGTTGTCCCTCTCATGGCTCGACTACAACCCACCTCGGCCCCTCGGGCCACCTCGGGCCAGAACCATCGGGCGAAATCGCGAGTTCGCTGATCTTCTCGTGTGCGATATGGGTGGACCAGATCCGTCGTCAGCAGTCCCAACCCGATCACGGCCAGACCCACCAAGACCTGCGTCAACCGTCGCGCTCGATCCCCTTCCATCACGAACCGATCCAGCAGCCTGGCCGCTCCGACGCCGATCATCACGCAGAGACTCGGCGCGATGTGCTGCATCGTGCGAGCCGACCCTCCATACGGGTACTGCCCCAGCATTGAGGCGAGGAAGGTCATCCCGATCGGTGCCAGCAGGATCGCCACGAGCCCCCGACTCCCCGTCTTCCAGAGCGCAATCAGACCAAGAATTGCCAACACCGTTGAGACAAGGCTCGCCCCTTGCTCGCCTCCAATCGGATAGCCGAACGCCTCCCCCACATGGGTCAGCAGCAACCACTGCGGCATCCGAAGCGGCTTGTCCATCGGTGGAAATGCCGCGGACCAGTAACCATCGCGATAAGTCGACGAAACTGCGTCGCTCTGATCGCCCGTGCTGAGTGCATAGACTCCCAGAAAGGTCAGACCGACCACCCCCAAGTACACGGTTCCAATTCTCCGGAGCTTGAGATCAGGCAGTTCCACGGATCGGGACCAGAGGATCGGCACCATCGCCACGCCGACCCCTCCTGCGACAAACGTTGCCGGATGCGAGCAGATCATCGCCACTGGAGCCACCAGCAGCATAAGCCGGAGGGCTCCCGTCCGTTCCGGCGATTTCAGCCAGACGATGGCCGGCAGCATCACGACCACTGCTGCCAGCAGATCGAACGCATACGGCTTGACCTCTACCGCATGTCGAATCGGCGCGTAGGACACCGCAAACACCGCCACCGCCAGCAGTGCTGCCAACGGGTTGATCGCCTTCCTTGCCATCCAGGCAAAGACGGGGACCGCGACCATCCCGCAAACCGCCGGAGCCAGCCGAAGCGCCCCCTCAGAAGGCCCAAGCACCACCACGATCAGGCGCTCGACCCACAAAAAACCGATTGGTGCAACCTGAGCGAAGGCCAGGGGTTCGATCAACTCCCCGAATCCCCTTCCCAGAAGATTCACCGCGACCATCGCCTCATCGCCCCAGAGCGGGCGATCCGACAAATAGCGAACCAATCGGATCAGAACCCCGAAGGCCACAAACCCGATCAGCCATCGGTGGATGACCTGGGATCGATCGGGTTGCTCAACCACTTCGGACCGCGACCGCTCGACGGCCCCGAACATTCGGCTAGGCTGGAACCGTCGGGTCCTCTCGACTCCTTCTGCAGAGGTCTCCACCGTGATGCCTCCGGTCGCCAGAAGTTCACTCCCCGATTCCATTTCCGGGAGTTCGACTGCTCGCCAAACGGTTCTTTACCCGATCGTCGCCAATCTCGCACCCCGAATTGCCGTCTCTCGGACCGTTCGACGATCACTCTGGTCGGACCCACACAAAATGCCCCACCAGTAACCCCGCCAGGAATGCCAGGAAGAGCGCGATAAGGACAAACATCGACCACGAGAGCACCGCCAGCCGAGGAATGACCACATCACGACTCACCCGAGGCCGCACGATCGCCTCGTTCGGTGTGCTCGATTCCAACGGATCGGGCCGCACTCCTCGCCCCGTGGGATTCTCGTGAAACCTCAAGCCAATCGACTCCGGAACCGGCGGCTCAACCTCTTCGGAACGTCGATCTTCCGCAACTCGAACCCGAGATTCGGGTTGACCTCCCGATCGACGAACCTGCTCGACCTCCGGAAGTTGGCCAGGTTCCGCACGATCCTCGTCCGTGTCTTCGGGGAACATGGTTCGAAGCTCGTCCGAGCTAAGCTCGATGGCGTCAAAAAAACCCGACGCCTGCTGGTTCGCCTCGCCGGGTTCGGGGGGAACACCCGATGATTCCTCGGGAAACTCCGGAGCATGGGTTCCCAGGCCAGCAGCGGTCGAACCGGAGTTCGGTTCCGGGACGACCAGGCTCGTCCCGCATTTCGGACAGTTCACGGCTCGACCCACCCGCGAGGGAGCGACCCCAAGCAGTTGACCGCACCGATCACATCGAAATTTCAATGGCTCGGGGGGCATACCGAAGGTTCCTCTGGGCAAGTCGTCACGAAATAATCCCCTGCATTGCGTCGTCCTTCAGAGTACGACCCCAGACCTTGGTCCGCCAGCGGACCGCCTCGGCTTCCTCCCGATGCTTGACCCTGCCCGACGGGACGACAGAATGGAGCCAGATGACGGGCCCATCGAACCGAAAATCAACGAAATGGTTCCATCGCCGCCCCAGATCGTCGCTCAAGGTGTCGTGTCCGAGAGCCTGAGAGTACCGGTTCGGGGCAAGGGCATCATCGTCTGAAGGGATTCACAGCTTCGCTTCATCCTGGGGCGAGCGGTTCCAGCCTTGATGAAACGGTCGTTTGACCTCGCGACTCGCCTTCGAAGGACGATGTGAGGACGAACGAGGACCCACAGGGAGGCCCCATGATGATTGGTATCCGCCATCGGCACCGGCGGTTCCTCGACCTCGCCATCCTTTGCTCGTCGATGGCCGCCCTGGGATGGTGGACCATGGCGGAGGAGGCCAGGGCCGATCAGGTTGTCCTCAAGAATGGGGGGATGATCCGGGGGATCGTTGAGCGCGACAACGCGATTGTCACGGTCTACGACGGTCTGAAGCGCACCGTGATCCGCCAGACGAAGATCGAGCAGGTCTCTCCCGAACCGCCGACCGCCCGGCAGGAGCTCGAACGCTTCTCGCTCGTCCAGCCGATCGAGGTCCACGGCGGTGAAATGCCCTCCCACGCCCTCAGGATCCGAACTGCCCCCTGGGACGAATTCGGCCAGCGACTATTCGAATATTCCCGGTACTCCGGCCGATCGCTTCGTGCCGAACGGATGAAACAGGCGATCAACGAGATCGGCCCCGACATCGTCAAGTTTCGAGGCATCGACGGCTTCTGGCTCGGCCAGCTCGCCACCAACGAGGTGCCCCGAGACGTCATCCTCGGTCTGCTCGACCGGGTCGATCCGACCAATAAAAATGAACGTTTACGCGTGGCCCGCTTCCTCATTCAGGCCCAGTGGTACGACGAGGCCCTGGCCGAGCTCGATCGCCTCGAATCCTCCTTTCCCGAACTCTCCTCCACCATCGCCAACGTCCGCCTCACGGTCCGCGACCTTCAGACCCAGCGGGCGCTCGACGAGGCCGATCGGCTCGTCAACGTCGGCCAGCCTCGCGCGGCCGAAGCCTTGCTCACGGCCTTCAACTCCGAAGGAGCCTCGATCACCCTCCAGGACAAGGTGGTTCAGAAGCTTAAAGAACTTCAAACCACCCGAGAAGCACACCGCGCCTTCGCCTCCGAGCTGAGATCGCTCCTCGACAACGCCCCTGAGTCGATCCGTCTCGACCTCCGTGCCGAAACCTTCGAGATTCTTCAAGCACTCGCAGACGTCCCCGATGCGGTCGCTCCTCGCCTTGCTCCCGGTCGAAACCGGAACGAGGCTGATGGCTCCCCCATCCCCTCCGAAGTCCGCCTCAGCCGCGCCCTCTCTTCCTGGGTGGTCGGTACCGAGCACGCCATTGATGATCCCGCCGCTGTCCGAGAACTCTGGGAGACGCGTAACCGAATCGTCTCCTACCTTTC contains:
- a CDS encoding glycosyltransferase family 39 protein translates to METSAEGVERTRRFQPSRMFGAVERSRSEVVEQPDRSQVIHRWLIGFVAFGVLIRLVRYLSDRPLWGDEAMVAVNLLGRGFGELIEPLAFAQVAPIGFLWVERLIVVVLGPSEGALRLAPAVCGMVAVPVFAWMARKAINPLAALLAVAVFAVSYAPIRHAVEVKPYAFDLLAAVVVMLPAIVWLKSPERTGALRLMLLVAPVAMICSHPATFVAGGVGVAMVPILWSRSVELPDLKLRRIGTVYLGVVGLTFLGVYALSTGDQSDAVSSTYRDGYWSAAFPPMDKPLRMPQWLLLTHVGEAFGYPIGGEQGASLVSTVLAILGLIALWKTGSRGLVAILLAPIGMTFLASMLGQYPYGGSARTMQHIAPSLCVMIGVGAARLLDRFVMEGDRARRLTQVLVGLAVIGLGLLTTDLVHPYRTREDQRTRDFARWFWPEVARGAEVGCSRAMRGTTFEGTYWRLGRLELYLSNRAIALPIDQDPARPRLDRVSKEHPLRIVIYNDDPRFNLGLAAWLDVIGLCFELRDVRSYTVNGGIVDDGMGREERFLVFEYVPLQDDDRLAQRSGG